One window of the Bos mutus isolate GX-2022 chromosome X, NWIPB_WYAK_1.1, whole genome shotgun sequence genome contains the following:
- the ZIC3 gene encoding zinc finger protein ZIC 3 isoform X2, protein MTMLLDGGPQFPGLGVGSFGAPRHHEMPNREPAGIGLTPFGDSPHAAAAAAAAFKLSPAAAHDLSSGQSSAFTPQGSGYANALGHHHHHHHHHHHAGQVPSYGGAASAAFNSTRDFLFRQRGSGLGEAASGGGQHGLFAGSASSLHAPAGISEPPGYLLFPGLHDQGAGHPSPTGHVDNNQVHLGLRGELFGRADPYRPVASPRTDPYTAGAQFPNYSPMNMNMGVNVAAHHGPGAFFRYMRQPIKQELSCKWIDEAQLSRPKKSCDRTFSTMHELVTHVTMEHVGGPEQNNHVCYWEECPREGKSFKAKYKLVNHIRVHTGEKPFPCPFPGCGKIFARSENLKIHKRTHTGEKPFKCEFEGCDRRFANSSDRKKHMHVHTSDKPYICKVCDKSYTHPSSLRKHMKCCPAWYPGQSLIPDEELDTDVGMQQPALHNTTYPKCRVNAEPTVQEMIY, encoded by the exons ATGACGATGCTCCTGGACGGAGGCCCGCAGTTCCCAGGACTGGGAGTGGGCAGCTTCGGCGCGCCGCGCCACCACGAGATGCCCAACCGCGAGCCGGCGGGCATAGGGCTGACTCCTTTCGGGGACTCGCCccacgccgccgccgccgccgccgccgccttcaAGCTGAGCCCCGCGGCGGCTCACGATCTGTCTTCTGGCCAGAGCTCGGCGTTCACGCCGCAGGGTTCGGGTTATGCCAACGCCCTgggccatcatcaccaccaccatcaccaccatcaccacgcCGGCCAGGTGCCCAGCTACGGCGGAGCCGCCTCCGCCGCCTTCAACTCCACGCGCGACTTTCTGTTCCGCCAGCGCGGCTCCGGGCTCGGCGAGGCGGCCTCGGGTGGCGGGCAGCACGGGCTCTTCGCCGGCTCGGCGAGTAGCCTGCACGCTCCGGCTGGCATCTCTGAGCCCCCTGGCTACCTGCTCTTCCCCGGGCTGCACGACCAAGGCGCTGGGCACCCGTCGCCCACCGGGCACGTGGACAACAACCAGGTCCACCTGGGGCTGCGCGGGGAGCTGTTCGGCCGCGCTGACCCGTACCGCCCGGTGGCCAGCCCGCGCACGGACCCCTACACGGCCGGCGCGCAGTTCCCGAACTACAGCCCCATGAACATGAACATGGGCGTGAACGTGGCGGCCCACCACGGGCCCGGCGCCTTCTTCCGTTACATGCGACAGCCCATCAAGCAGGAGCTGTCGTGCAAGTGGATCGACGAGGCTCAGCTGAGCCGGCCCAAGAAGAGCTGTGACCGGACCTTCAGCACCATGCACGAGCTGGTGACACATGTCACCATGGAGCATGTGGGGGGCCCGGAGCAGAACAACCACGTCTGCTATTGGGAGGAGTGCCCCCGCGAGGGCAAGTCTTTCAAGGCGAAGTACAAACTGGTCAATCACATTCGGGTgcacacgggcgagaagccctTCCCGTGCCCCTTCCCGGGCTGCGGGAAGATCTTCGCTCGCTCCGAGAACCTCAAGATCCACAAAAGGACCCACACAG GTGAGAAACCttttaaatgtgaatttgaaGGCTGTGACAGACGCTTTGCCAACAGCAGCGACCGCAAGAagcacatgcatgtgcacaccTCGGACAAGCCCTATATCTGCAAAGTGTGCGACAAGTCCTACACGCACCCGAGCTCCCTGCGCAAGCACATGAAG tGTTGTCCTGCTTGGTATCCGGGACAGTCTCTAATTCCTGATGAAGAACTTGATACTGACGTTGGTATGCAGCAGCCAGCCCTCCATAACACTACCTATCCTAAATGCAGGGTTAATGCCGAACCTACTGTGCAAGAAATGATTTACTGA
- the ZIC3 gene encoding zinc finger protein ZIC 3 isoform X1 has translation MTMLLDGGPQFPGLGVGSFGAPRHHEMPNREPAGIGLTPFGDSPHAAAAAAAAFKLSPAAAHDLSSGQSSAFTPQGSGYANALGHHHHHHHHHHHAGQVPSYGGAASAAFNSTRDFLFRQRGSGLGEAASGGGQHGLFAGSASSLHAPAGISEPPGYLLFPGLHDQGAGHPSPTGHVDNNQVHLGLRGELFGRADPYRPVASPRTDPYTAGAQFPNYSPMNMNMGVNVAAHHGPGAFFRYMRQPIKQELSCKWIDEAQLSRPKKSCDRTFSTMHELVTHVTMEHVGGPEQNNHVCYWEECPREGKSFKAKYKLVNHIRVHTGEKPFPCPFPGCGKIFARSENLKIHKRTHTGEKPFKCEFEGCDRRFANSSDRKKHMHVHTSDKPYICKVCDKSYTHPSSLRKHMKVHESQGSDSSPAASSGYESSTPPAIASANSKDTTKTPSAVQTSTSHNPGLPPNFNEWYV, from the exons ATGACGATGCTCCTGGACGGAGGCCCGCAGTTCCCAGGACTGGGAGTGGGCAGCTTCGGCGCGCCGCGCCACCACGAGATGCCCAACCGCGAGCCGGCGGGCATAGGGCTGACTCCTTTCGGGGACTCGCCccacgccgccgccgccgccgccgccgccttcaAGCTGAGCCCCGCGGCGGCTCACGATCTGTCTTCTGGCCAGAGCTCGGCGTTCACGCCGCAGGGTTCGGGTTATGCCAACGCCCTgggccatcatcaccaccaccatcaccaccatcaccacgcCGGCCAGGTGCCCAGCTACGGCGGAGCCGCCTCCGCCGCCTTCAACTCCACGCGCGACTTTCTGTTCCGCCAGCGCGGCTCCGGGCTCGGCGAGGCGGCCTCGGGTGGCGGGCAGCACGGGCTCTTCGCCGGCTCGGCGAGTAGCCTGCACGCTCCGGCTGGCATCTCTGAGCCCCCTGGCTACCTGCTCTTCCCCGGGCTGCACGACCAAGGCGCTGGGCACCCGTCGCCCACCGGGCACGTGGACAACAACCAGGTCCACCTGGGGCTGCGCGGGGAGCTGTTCGGCCGCGCTGACCCGTACCGCCCGGTGGCCAGCCCGCGCACGGACCCCTACACGGCCGGCGCGCAGTTCCCGAACTACAGCCCCATGAACATGAACATGGGCGTGAACGTGGCGGCCCACCACGGGCCCGGCGCCTTCTTCCGTTACATGCGACAGCCCATCAAGCAGGAGCTGTCGTGCAAGTGGATCGACGAGGCTCAGCTGAGCCGGCCCAAGAAGAGCTGTGACCGGACCTTCAGCACCATGCACGAGCTGGTGACACATGTCACCATGGAGCATGTGGGGGGCCCGGAGCAGAACAACCACGTCTGCTATTGGGAGGAGTGCCCCCGCGAGGGCAAGTCTTTCAAGGCGAAGTACAAACTGGTCAATCACATTCGGGTgcacacgggcgagaagccctTCCCGTGCCCCTTCCCGGGCTGCGGGAAGATCTTCGCTCGCTCCGAGAACCTCAAGATCCACAAAAGGACCCACACAG GTGAGAAACCttttaaatgtgaatttgaaGGCTGTGACAGACGCTTTGCCAACAGCAGCGACCGCAAGAagcacatgcatgtgcacaccTCGGACAAGCCCTATATCTGCAAAGTGTGCGACAAGTCCTACACGCACCCGAGCTCCCTGCGCAAGCACATGAAG GTTCATGAATCTCAAGGGTCAGATTCCTCCCCTGCTGCCAGTTCAGGCTATGAATCTTCCACTCCACCCGCTATAGCTTCTGCAAACAGTAAAGATACCACTAAAACCCCTTCTGCAGTTCAAACTAGCACCAGCCACAACCCTGGACTTCCTCCCAATTTTAACGAATGGTACGTCTGA